AGCGTAACTACTTGACCGGAGCTTTTTCTGATTCAGCCACAAGTAACGCTGTCTACTCGATTCTATCATTGTGTAAGCGTCCACAAGGAACTAATGAAACAATCTGCCTGATCTTGTAATTGTAAGTGCTTCCCACCTCCTCTCTAAAATCCAAAATGCAAAGTACTCACGCATAGTTACATTCTTGTGTTTTCTCGCAGTGCTGTCTTCAAAACCAATAGGAATATTTAATCGAAAGCCATCCTCTCCATATGGAAACAATAGTGGATATTGCAGAGGCAAATACGCCGGATGTAATTCACTTATCCTTTGCAACTTTCCACTCTTACTCTTTAGAACAATATCTCGTGTCtccatatttaaaacaaaatctccaggtatcaaagcaaccactTCATTTGCAGTCGGCAGATTATGGGTCCGTCCATCAGATTGTCGAGTTTCAATCAATCTCATTCTATAACCTGTTGATCCTTCCACGTCGAATCTGTCTCTTGCAGACCTAAAAGCCTTGACATGAGGGTTACACTGATCTAACATATTcttcagaagaagaacaagTGGTTCTCTTAGTTTCTTAGCAGCAGCTCTGTCAGACCtgcaaagttttttttaatttttaatataagttaACAAAATGTCGACCATACTACAGTCTGTACAATATAATCATAGTAAGTTCATATAATGAAGAAAATTACCCGGCATAAGCGTCAAGTCTATTTTTTGATCTCATTTAAAGTATCAATGATATAGAGCTGGGAAAATTTCGGAGCTTGTCCAGGCTCGGGAACTATATCACCAATACGATGATAGTTCTCACCGGACATTCGGAAAACAAATGGTCCACGACCATTGTTAATTGAATGATCTATCTTCCCCCCCAAGAGATGTGAAAGAGAACATCATATTGTAAGCTCGTATGAACTCTCGGTAATGTTTGCTTAACTCGTCTCCTTTGCATAACAAAGTCATTAACTCCATTGGAGGATTCGCGAGCCGAGGAAGTACAAATTTACCACGTTTACAACACATTGTGAAGACATGATTGGAACTACGCCGGCGTTTTCCAATTCTTTCACCATACCACATATATGCTTGACAAAACGTACAATTCCAACCTGGATCTCCGTCGTCGTAGTAACCTGTGTAAGAAAATATcttcattaaaaaaacaaactaatatgtggttatttttttgtaagaaaCATTGTAGTAATTTTCAGGTCATGTTTTTTTGTATCCCGATGATAATAGGCGAAGTAACTGTATTATTAGTTTGTTGTGTGATATGTTGTGGTGATGGGTTTATCAAAGACACTCCAGCTGGATAGGTAGTGTAAGTCTGATTCTCCTcatcttcattttcattttcagaCTCACTTTCAATTTCATATCGATTATTGTAAGCTGCGTGAAAAAGTGTATTACAAAGTCAAAATATATCATCCATGAATATAATTTATTGTCTATGTATAGATGAAATAGACATTTTACCTTCAGGATGGTCCTCGACGATGAACCTTGGTGGAGGAATGAATTCATTAGTTTTGGTTTGTTGGAATGGACTTTGAGTAgctgaaaaatattaatttacatatataaacaaAGGTCTAGCACAAATAAATTCATGAAATaggtataatattaatttttacctTTCAGTAGACATCATATTAGTACgattaaaaatatctaaaaaattacCTTCAGGAGGTGCATCTGCTACAGACACTGCTGGAAGAGTCGGATTTGTTTGTCGTGTCATGTTGGGACCTTGTCTTGCTGTTACAATTTGTTTAAGTTTAGTCACACTTTTGAAATAGTAGCATAGAACACCTCAAacgaaaaacattatttaaaaccCGTTGTTACCTTCCTTTTGTCTTCTCTTTGAATTCACCGATGGAGGTGATCCAAGTGTCTTTCGTTTCCTCAAGGAAATGCTGGTACTCCGGGATATAGTTTCTTGATTACCAATTGTACCTAAACGGatgacatttttttattatacgaAACTTGTGCTGACCTTGCAAATtttagttactattttttttactatttgtaTACGATCATACTATTTACTCATACTTATATAATATGCAGTAATTAGTAAAAAATGCTATTACTCGATGGGTGCATGTTGATTCCAGAACTACTCAAATTTGCAAGAGTAGGTGAACTTTGCACTGAATTATAGGAACCTACAGACATAAGTAGCATGAACAGATAAATAAGTAAGCTAATTTTCACAAAGGGTTCTTCCAGTAATTCTTTAAAAAGCCTTGTAACTCTTGCTTTGAAAAGAAACTTATACCTGGATGTGGTACAACTGATGCCTTGGTTGGCTTGAAAATCCTGGTAACTGTGGAATGTAATGAAAATGAATTTttcagaaatgtttttttttcaatagatTTATAAGAATAAACGTGGGGAAAATGAAAGCGTTAGGAGACTAACCTCTATTTGAGGTAGTAAGTCCTATTGTTCTTTTGTTATTCAGTATTTCCTTTCGCGCAGCTCTAGCTTGATGTGTTAGTCCATctttaaaactttgaaaaacACAACTTAATGGGACAGTATGTGTCGATGTATTTTCAACGATTTTTGACGGATTAGCCTCTGATGGTTGTGGAATAATGGGTCGAAATACTTGATTCGTAACATTATGAAAGGGCGTCCTAAAAGGATTTATACTGGGCAGAGGTGAAACGTTTGTGATAGATGAGTTTTGTGTTATATTCCCCATTGGAGTATTCTCTTTGTCATTGGTACCTGCGTCAACATAATAAGTCTGTGAAAAATTAACCAACTATCACTTGCCCTGATTTCATTAGAACGATTACGTATCATTCTTTGTATTCGGTAGTGCGaaaattcataatttataaaggtttttatttattttcagtaGAACATAcactgttttttttctcttctgtgGTTTATTCCCCGTGTCTTTAGACACTGGATTACTTCTCTTCATGCTTCCCACTCTAAATCGAATGCTTGTGTTTTCAGTAAGACGAAAACACTACGTATAGATTGAATCGTATGCAATTAGAATAAAAGCTtgaataaactaatatattttgaaagaaaGTCGAAGATATAGAGTTCAGAAGCCGACCtcttcagaaaaatataatagaaatcGATCCATGACCATTAGGTTATATCATCTTCAAAATATACGTATAATCCTTTGTTGCCAAATAAAGTTTCCTCATCAAATTCTTACCATGTATCTATTCTTTGCGCAAGTGAATATGATATTTATTGGAAAACACTTTATGACAATATAATTCAATATTACCTTCTTTTACATTGTTCCTttattaattatgatttttttgaactttaacatatatataacaaccTTATTTTAGCAATTTAGATATATAAGTCTATAATATCTTCTAGTGataagtttaaaaatttaaagttttaaacaatAATTTTGCTATAatgtggacaaaaaaatagattCAAGGAGGTGTTCTATATAACGAACCAAATAACACCTCATAATTCATTCTCATAACTATAAAACCTAAAAGAGAGACAATGGAAAACATTATGAAATTTGAagagaacaaaaacaaatttattcttAAACTCTTGCACTTTGACGGGCATATTGGACTTCAACTTTGTTCCTTAATTTTGGATTAGCATCAGTCCTCTTCCGACTCATAATcattaaaaatcacaaaatgcggctgcaaaaaaaaattttgttagaACTTATACTGGGCAAAATTAATTTTGAGTTAtcactattttaaatattacatgtGGATCAAAGTGTTGAATTATGTCTGGATCATCAATCACTAAATCAACAACATATGCTGAATTCTGTTCTTGTTGACCATAAGTTCCGATAGTGATCTTAAATAGAAGTTTTCTCACAATCAAATCAGTTAGAGATTGATGTAGAAAATGTGGATTTTCCtgtaaaacaaatatacatctttcaaagaatatatagaataatagaaatgaaattttcttaattccccctaaattaaaaatgaaagaaataCCTGAGCAGCCTCTTGGACTAACTCAAACACAGGTCTCCTAATGAGCCTCTCCGGAATATTGTTGAAAAGCAAAAACTTGGCTTCTCCCTTTGAGTCATCAGAGATACGTACAACCAAATAGTAACTAAAAACCCACTGTTTTAATTAGTATATGAACATATAATACTGATATATTACAAAGGTAGCAAGATTAATCTTTATAAACGGTCATACCAGTGAATAGCATGTTCAAAATCCTTGTTGCATGTTTTGCAGTTGTATATAGGGTTATGTTGAAGATGTTGCACGTTTCCCTCAAAACCATCTCCTTGTCTGGCCATTTTTCTTTTGCAAGAATTGCAGGCAGTGTAGTACCATGGTTTGTCCAAATCAATGGCCTCAATTTTAGCAACAACCATATAATTTCCAGCCTATTTTGAAGCATTTAAATGACAATAAATTTGTAGTAAAGTCCTATTTGAAttagttaaaacaaaaaataacgtTTGGGTAAATGAAAACTGccaaaatatttacaatttttgcTTCAATAATTTCAGAAATTGTTCTCCTCATGGTCAACATTGCTTTAACAATACTGTGTTTTGACAAAGACATATATCAAACTTCATGATAGATTTGCATAACATAGTAACAACATAATAATAGAGAAGATAGAGAGTGAAGATTGTAACCTCTTTGTACTCAATATGATCTATAGAATGTCGAGTAAAGcttagttttatttataagaGCATATGAAAAACCTAGCGTCAAATCAGAAAAACCAACCACTTAAATaaattggatttttttattcttgtttGAGCAAGAAAATATTCTTATTCGTATGAATAAGGACATGAGTAGTGGTCAAGTAAATTTTGAacttttattatcttttatgaAGAAAGAAATCTCGGATGAACTTATTGAAATGCTTGAATGCATTTTCTAAACTAAGAAATATCGGATATATTATTACCATTAATTTAAGTGGTTGATTGTTTTAGAAACTATCCTATTCAAATACATACTAATAAGGAAATGAAAGTTGGTCAAGTTAATGTTTtgcttttataattttttattaagaaaGCATAAGGATCCAGTTTCAATATGTCAAATTTTCACTTCGATTGGTAATATCAATAAGCATGCACAAAAAGCAACGACCAACTTTTCTGAGTAAGTGACAATGTGGCTACAGTTTTGAAAGAAGACATATCTATGATGATCTCTTAAAATTAGGTTATACGAAGTGTTTAGGTTGAAATATGTGTtgttatataaatgttttttaataaatggtGTGTCTGTCAAGGAAAATGATATATCAAAGGTCTACAAAATTATTATGTATATCCTATAGCCATATTTACTGGGGATCATAAATTTGTTACCAATTCTAATTAATACAATGATCGCCATCTGATGTAATACAAACACATTTAATTCTTAATTGGCCAAGTATATTTTCTACAGTTTTAAGAAAGATATCAATCTGAATTACGTATTGGTCAAGTAATTACAGTTCCTAAGTtacacttttaaaatttaatattaggACGGCTGCATGCATGGTACCGGTAATATTTATGATATTAGAGAAACTGATATTTTCTTTCGTTGAAAAGTTGGTTTTAAGATATTGATTTATAGACACCTAATCACTTGAATATTTAAGATATTACgcttcaaattatatttttcaagcATAATATCACGACGGCTGCATTCATGGTACCAGTAATGGATAAATATATTAGAGAAACTGATATAAGACAAATAAAGATctctaatataaaaattaaaaaaagcccaatgaagtaataaataaaaccaaatctAATAATAAAGAGTAAAATAcgccaaattaaaaaaaaaaacatatagtaaTCTTCAAATCTCAAATTTAGGTGTCCATGTTTTAGTCAATGGATCCCAAACAAAGTTACGAACAGCACAACAATATGAAGACTTTAGATTTACTCCTTGAGGTATTTGTTTGTTAGTCTCCATCCAATCCATAAACTTGGCTTTATCTTGGTCATCGTGGATATTGGCTGAATGTTGGTCTCCGTGTGTAAAGCTCATCATATTGTGATATTGATGCCTCTGATTGACTTTATTCTCTATATTA
This genomic stretch from Brassica napus cultivar Da-Ae chromosome C9, Da-Ae, whole genome shotgun sequence harbors:
- the LOC106369939 gene encoding uncharacterized protein LOC106369939, whose protein sequence is MVVAKIEAIDLDKPWYYTACNSCKRKMARQGDGFEGNVQHLQHNPIYNCKTCNKDFEHAIHCYYLVVRISDDSKGEAKFLLFNNIPERLIRRPVFELVQEAAQENPHFLHQSLTDLIVRKLLFKITIGTYGQQEQNSAYVVDLVIDDPDIIQHFDPHPHFVIFNDYESEED